AGAAAGAACCAGGTAAGTACAGGATGTGTTAATGATGCTGTTGCCGCCCACCCCATCTCTGCCTGGGCACCCAATGAaactctgctccagctgggaataACTCCTCTTGGGGACGCTGGTGGCCCTAAGGGGACTTAGGCTGTCTTGACTGCAGGATGTAAAGCCTTGAGAGACACTCAAGCCCTTCAAGGGCTTTTATTTGTCACTGTGGGGTCTCTATGGTATGCTGGCCCTGATCCCACCCATGCCTCCAGGAGGTGCCCCCCATGCCAAACTCACTTGGGGTGGTTGCGGGCGTAGAAGGGAGCCTGGAGAATCCCAGCAGGAAAGACGATTCCGTTCTTGGTGGGCAGGTAATAGGCATTGACAGTCTGTGGGGTCATGCTCCacctggggcagggaggtgggacaggggacaggcaggggtgTGTCCCTCTCAcgccagccccagcaccctcctGTGCCATTGCCCACCACAGGGCCCTGCCAAGGTTGAAACCTTTGCCCCATCCTGTTACCAAGGACCTTACCTGAGGATAACCTACAGCTACCCCAGGTGACCTGTGCCTCCACAGGTGACCTACAGTGCTGTGCTACCCCATGAGGGTGACCTCTCCCCATGAACCAGTGCCATCCAGGCACCCAGGATCACATCCTCCCCCTCACCCCCTGAGCCCACCCCTTACTGGTCGCGGTTGGGGGGTTTCCGGAGCTGGTCGGCCATCACTTTGGCAGAGAAGTTGTAGAAGTTGAGCATGTTTTGGAAGAAGGAGTCCTCAGAGACCTCGTActggtgaggaagaggagggatgAGGACAGGTCCACTGGGGTGGTTCCCCACACTCTGGCCAGGATGAACTCAGTACTGGGGCGGCTTTGCATAACGTCCCAAATAGGGACATTGCTCTACCATGGGGCCCCCCAGAGCTTGGCATAACCAAGCCTCTCCCCACAAGCTGGGTGCTCCCTACCCCATCATAGACATCATCCAGCTCCTTGTTGTCCAGAATGAAGTCAGGGAAGCCAATCATATCATAGATGGCGTCTGCCTACATGGGGAGAGGTCCCAGCAGTAAGATGGGGGGGCTTACGTGGGTAGGGTGAGGTTTCCCATCCACTTCCCTCCCTGGGGTCACCTTCTCCTTTGCAGCCTGCCTGGTCTTCTCATCCATCCAGTCCAGTTGGTCCAGGGACACCTCAAAGGCTGCACGGATCTCGCTGATCATCTCctcagcctggggaggggagggaatgAAGGCCCCCTGTCCCCCACAGCAGTGGGGACAGGGTGGACAGGGTACAACCTCCCCGGGGTTGGGGGTCccatttcccagctccctgccttccagccctggggcttGGGTGGAATCGGAACTCCCGTGGATGGTgatggggaggggatggggacagaagTATTCTCACAATGGCCTTGCTGTCCCTGTCAAAGGTGGCTTTGACGAAGAGGGAGCCCAGCGCAAAACCCAGTGTGTCATCCGTGTTGGAGATGCAGGTTTGCCAACGGGGCGTGCAGGACTGTGGGAGAGAGATGAGGATCTGTGAGACCCACAGCCAactcccctgctcccctgccttcacccagcctggctctgcctccTCATCAGAGGGGAGACACACAGCAGCAAGAGCCCCATCCCAAAAGATAATCTCTGGGTTCCCACTGGAGCATCCAGGTCTTAGCATCCGAAGGGCATCTGAAGGGCAAAGGAGGTCCTCGCTGCTTCCATGCTGAGGGCAGAGGGTCTGATCCCAGGGCCCTCCATTACCTTCCTAGTGCCATAGAGTGtctccagcagcctctcctgggctgtCTCAAAACGCTGGTCCAGGCTGGAGGCCGTCTTCTGCACCAGGTTCCAGATCAGGTAGTTGTTCAGGATGCTGGGGGGGCAGAGAGATGCTGCAGCTCACCACGGTCTATGACTTCAAGACACTGATGAGCCCAAAAtgtgcccctgccatgggggCCACAGCCAGGGATATGAAGAAGCCCCACCTCCTGTCAGTGTCATTGATGAGGTCAGAGACCTGCTGGAGGTAGGTGTCCCCATACACCACCACAGGCTCCGTGTCTGTCAGCTCCAGTGGGGCCAGGGCATAGGACAGGTAATCCAGCCAGTCAATGGCAGgggccagcagctggagaggacaCAGCAATGTGGCACCAGGGGCTTGGCATGGCTCTGCTGCATCCTGCTCAGCATGGAGGAGATCTCCTGGGTCAGGAACTGTGTTTTCTGGGAAGGACCCAAAGTCCCTCACCACTCCAGATCCTTCTCTGCACCCCTCCTGGTGCTCTTAATGCTGCAGGACAGGAAGGGGACCCCTGGACCCCACAATATGAGGTGGCAGCTTCCCCAAAATGGTAAGAGCTGGGGGAATGGGCACTACTCTTCCACACCCAGTGCATGTCCCACAGCAGATAGGGCTGCCCAGGGTGTCCCAGAGTGAGGATAGCAACAGGCACGGACCCCTCGGTGCCCTCTGGACAGCTCCCTGTATGTCCCAGAAGGGtctccccaggctgctctgggccgTGCCCACCTGCAACTCGGCGATGCTCATCTTGTGGTAGATCTTCTCGTCATCCCGCCGCTCAGCCTGCGGCACGGTGATGTTGGCCAGCTGGGTTTCAAAGTCCAGCACCTGCTGCATCTGGAGGCGGGTGGGCTCCGGGGTGCCccccagcagtgtgcccagctCCACCATGTAGTCCAGGTATGCTGCCAGAACCTGTGGAGCCCCAAGCCCTGCCTCAGTGCCAACCACAGCTCATCCCACGTCCCTGGGGTGGGCACCCAACAGGCAGGATGGAGGTGCCAGGTGTGTCCCAGTGCTGCTCGCACCCCACTGCCGTGGGTTTTCCCTGATTGCTGTTGGCAGCATGCCCAGCACCCAGCCTCACCCTCTCGTTGGCAGTCTTGTTCAGATAGTAATCCCGGGATGGGAGGAAAAGCCCTGACTGGTCCACCTGTGAGGAGAGAGGGGCAGCATAGACATTATGGTGTCCCCCGGTGTCTGCCGCCCTTGGGGGCTGAGGTGCCAACCTGAATGATGTTGCTGTTGGAGCTCTTGGAGTCTGCACCCACATACACCGTGAAGAAGGGGGTTGCCCGGTAAGTGCCTGACACGCTCTTGAGTACCTCCATGAAGCTGGTTTGGTTCCAGGAGCCAGTGATGTTCCATCCTCCAATCTGCCAGCAGACAGACCCGGCACTTCAAGGAGGGATGGGGTGCATCCCCGAGGTCTGCTCCCTCCCCAGTTATGTGAAGAGCTAAGTAggtgtgctgggctgagccccggCAGCTCGGCTCACGTGTCAGTGTCTGCCCACCTTCTCAATGAGCTCCATGAGGGGCTGGGAGCCCAGCTCCTCTATCCTCTGCTCCTTGAGGCAGGACAGGTAGTATCGCTGTGTCTTCCGCTCCGCCTCGCTGCTGGAGTTGAAGGTGGCGTTTTCTGTGGGAGGCTGTGGGTCAGCCCCAGTGACACAGGGGTTACCCCCTCAGTGTCTGTGACCCCTTGGTGCCCACCTAGGAGATGCTTCATGATGGCCTGATTCTGGTCCCAGATGCTGTTGAAGGTACTCCACTTGGAGCGCCCGTTGGGCAGCGGGTTCCTCTTAATCCAGCCCCCACACGAGTACTGGTAGAAATCCTGGCATGGGTCCATCTCTGTATCCAGGGCCTCCAGGATCTTGCTGGCCACCCGGACACAGGCCTCCGTCAGGCACGTGCTGTGAGAGGGATCTGGCAGGGAAGGCATGCCTGGGGCTGGGCGAGTGTactgggggaaactgaggcacagagcgGGGCCAAGCCCTGCCTGTACCCCAGGATGGGCAGAGCACCTGGAGCAGGCACCCTGGGCTGACCCATCACTCCTCATCCTCCCGTGTCCTCTCGGGTGTGGGGACTCCACTGCCAAGTCTCCCTACCTCTGCGGTACTGAATGGCCAGAGTGATGATGGCAACGctgagcagcagggccagggagatGGCGACGGCGCAGagcaccagctccagctggctGCGCGAGGCCAGGCGGCTCAGCAGCGTCCCCGGCGCCTTCCGAAACCCcacctgagcaggagcaggacctgCCATCGCACCATGGGGGGCCGAACATCActgccccccttccctccccgccGGTCCCCAGTGCCTGGcgtggctgcaggaggaggtggggaCCAGGACATCCccccccagcagccctggcaggccAGTGGTGGGTGCTGGCAGCCCCCCtcaaagcagaaggaaggatGATCGTCCAGGCACAATCTGTGCCGCATTTTGGCTGactcccagcacatccctggggacagccaggtcTGGCTTGGCTCCCTACCCTGTTCCCACTGCCCACTTGGTTGCAGGCAGGCTCCAGAGGGAGAGGACAGGGGCTagagaggatggagaggggaaggaTGGAGGAGCCGGGGCGGACCTCACCTCCACGCTGTCGGGAGAGGCGCTGCCATCCCCAGCTGGCTCCGGCCCCTCCTCATCCTGCAGCGTGGCACGCTTGTAGTTGGGCATCTGCTAAGGGAGGGAGCGGGCTGGGACAGGGGCGTGGGGGTGGCCGTTCCCCGCCCTGCCACACCCTCTGGCTCTTATGGCAGGGCCCAGTGCCTGCTCAGCAAGTACACAGCGGCGCCGAGGCAGTCCCTGAGCCCCCTCGGTGTGCCTGAGCCTCCCCCAGAGgttgtccccagccctgtgtggcCCTGCAGAGCACGGGGAGAGCTGCTAATGAGGGGCTTGTGGTCTGTCACCGGAGCATCTCTCTGCATAGCCATGGCATCAGCCCTGCCGACAGGTGACACATCGCCACGGAGACATGGTCCCCGTCACCAAGCAACGATTTCCTAGTACTGCTGGCTCACCCCTCCTCCCCTGACTGGAACTTTCCATGCAGATGTGCACCGGTCTGAAACATCTGGAAGTGcttccagccccatcctggcTCTGGGGATGACCAGGATGCAGGACAGAGCCTGCAAGGGGAGAAGGGGCCCTGCAGTGTGTAccagctggcagggcagggtccCCCTTAGTCCTAGCTTCACAAGGCAGCGTGCACAGATCCAGCCATAAAGGCTGCTGAGGACTCAGCCAAGAGGGGAGTGGTGGAGTTAAGCCAGCAGCGTTGGAGGGGGGATAAGCTATAAGAAAATGCTGGAGGTTTTGGTGAAAGAGAATCAGCAATGCTGCTGGTTGTGGGCTATCCATAGGCTCCGGAGTTAATGCCTGGGTGGGTGGCAGCTCACCCTcgtgtctgtgctgcagactaAAGTGAATGCCCAGCCTGCAGGGCTGGTGTTGCGGgccaggaaggagctggggtgggatggatgATGGGCAggggagaaagcaaagcaagtgCCTCATGCCCAGCTCTGCGTACTGCCACATTGCTGGGATGGTGAGGGGGCATTgccaagggctgcagcaggagagtgGGATTGGCAGGAGTTGGCAGGAGCCCCCCACCAAGTCGGGCTCCTGGAAGATGCTGGCATTAGGAGGGATTGCTCAGCATCCTGTAGGAGCTTGGCCAGCTTGCCCCCTCCCACCACCCTGGCTCCCCTCAACAtgctcctttcccctcctgGGTGGTCCTCATCCTGGGCAATAGCCAATACCCCCTCTCCAGCATCTTCTGTGGCATCCTCAAAGCAGGAGCCTATTTCTGGGGCTCCTCCTACCCCCTCTGTAGGGCTGAGTCCCGTAGGGACAGGGCCCCCTGCCCCCTCCAGAGGTGCTGTGTTGGGGGTCACCCTATGAACAGCATTACTGTGCGTTTCATGCCTCAGTGGAGTAGGGTTTGTGAGGCTACGTCTGAACCACCCCACTTCCCTCtgtccagccccaggcagggattTGGAGAGGGTCCTTCTTCTTCCACcatgggggacagggaccgTCCAGCCACTCAGTTCCCTCAGCCCCGGCACCACGCAGCCCCTGCATCCCATAGGCTCTTGCCGCCCCCCGTAATCCACCAgtccaccccccaccccccccgccctccttccctccatccgGTTCCCGAAGCCCCCGCAGCCCTTCCAGATCCTCGAGTTCTCCAGCCCCTGGGCTCTCCTGTACCCCGAccccctcctgtccccctcGCCGACCCCCTCGCTGGTGCCCCTcgttccctctcctcttgcCCCCCTCCCTGCCGCGCTGCTGCCCCCGGGCACTCACGGCGTGTCCAAGCTCCTGTAGGGCCACGTTCATCCTGGCCATCCCGGGCCGCCTCCCGCCTAgctccgctccccgcccgggccgcgccgggcccccgccgccgccgcagcgccGCCTGCCTCCGCTGCCGCCATGGCCCGCACCGTGCGCCGCGCTGCCGCCAACACCGGCACCGGGGCTGGGCAGCGATGGGGCCGGGCGGAGAGGGGGTCGCGCCGGAGGGATGGAGCCTCAGGGGCTGAGACCGGCGGCACGCCGACCGCTGGCACCGGGCGGGGGCGACGGGGGCCGGCGGCCCGGGAGGGGCTGAAGCGGGGACCCCGGTGCCCAGCCCGGTCGCagcgctccgctccgctccgctcggCCTGGCCCCCCCACCAAGGTGACCGCCGTGCGGCACGGGAGGAGCTCCGCACCGGCACCCGCACTGGTGTCCGCACCGGCACCGCCGCTTGCACTCCCGGAGAGCCGCAAAGGCGCCCGCAGCCTCTCTCAGCGACAGCGGCACCCGGACCGGCGCCCACACCGGCACGGAGAGCAGCACTCGGTATCACACCCGGCTGCCCGCAACGGGCACCGGCACAGGCGCACAGGGACACAAGGACCGGCTCCTGTCTTCAGCGCTCAGCGGGGCACGCCAGCGCCGCCCGGTACCGATCACGGGCGCCGGCAGCGGGGTAGCAATGGTGCACAGCCGCAGCAGCACGCCCTGCTCCGGCACCCGGGCACATCCCCCGGTGCAGCACCCGCACAGGTGGAGGCACACACGCACACTGACACCGCGTCCCCTGTACCTAAAGGACGGCACCCCGATGTCACCCTTAGGCCCACGCCGCAGCACACGCACCCGGGGGTGCACAGCCGTGGTGGGAGCCTTGGCAGTGAGCGAGGAGAAGGCCGTGGCCATGCACAGCTTCACACCTTGCCTTGAtagctcccagagctgtgtgacCACCTGTCCGGGACAAGGCGTCACCGCAGGTCACCCGCTCGATGCCCGAGCTACTGCTGCAAAGGGGTGAAAGTGCTCCCCGGAGAGTCTGGAGGGACAGGGTGAGGCGGCGCCACCTGCCCAGACTGGGGAGCTAGGGACACACGTGTGaggaggggtgtgtgtgtgaacaCCGCTGGTGGGGCACCAGGGTGCCCACGGCTGTCTGTGACATGTGGGGGCACGGCAAGCCCGCCAGCAATGCTACTTCACTTGCCCAGCTCGGGTGGCAGTGTTACCCGTGCCAGGGTGGAGGAGCCCCCGGGGCTCCAACTGCCGGTGTCAGCGTCAGTGCCGCTGTTGGTGCCAGTGTCGGTGTCAATACCATTGTGTCAGTGTCAGTGGCGGTACCGGTGTCAGGATCAGTGCTGGTGCCAGTGCCGGTGCCGGCGTCAGTGCCCATGGCAGTGTCCGTGTCAGTGTCGGTGTCATTGTCAATGTCGGTACTGGTGTTGATGTCAGTGTCGGTACCGGTGTTAGTGTCAGTGTCTGCGCCAGTGTCACTGTCAGTGTCGGTACTGGTGTCAGTGTCTATGTCAGTACCGGTTTCAGTGTCAGCATCGATGCTGGTGTGTCAGTATCGGCGCAGGTGTCAGCGTCAGTGTCGGTACCGGTGTCAGTGTCTATGTCAGTACCGGTTTCAGTGTCAGCATCCGTGCTGGTGTGTCAGTATCGGCGCCGGTGTCAGTGTCAGTGTCGGTACCGGTTTCAGTTTCAGTGTTAGTATCGGTACCGGTGTCAGTGTCAGTATCCGTACCGGTGTCGGTGTCAGTATCCGTCCCGGTTTCAGTGTCGGTATCGGTACCGGTGTCAGTGTCGGTATCGGTGCCGGTTTCAGTGTCAGTGCCGGTATCGGTGCCGGTGCCAGTGTCGGTAACGGTGACAGTGTAGGTATCGGTGACAGTGTCGGTATCGGTGCCGGTGCCAGGGTCGGTACCGATGCCCCCGCACGTGCGGCCGCCCCgcccctggccccgcccccggcgcgCGGCGGTGCCGTCACGGCGCTGCGCAGGCGCGGTGCGGCGGAAGCGCGGCCGGGCGGACATGGACGCGGGCGGTGGCGGCGGGCAGAGCCGGGTGCAGGGCGGCCCCGGGGAGGGCGGCGACGAGAAACCCACGCCGCTTTGGGGTCGGGACCGCCGGGACCCGCCCGCCGGGCCcgagaaggagcaggagctggtgagTGCCGCCGCGCCGTGGGCCGCAGCTGAGTCACGGCCCATTCGGGCCCGCGTCACCGGCGAAGCAGGACGTCATCCCGCGTCACGGGGGCGGCCGGCATTCCTCCGGGAACGGGACGTCATCCCGCGTCACGGGGGCGGCCGGCATCCCTCCGGGGACTCCCTCCAGCGGGGGCTCGTGACGGCAGCGGCGCGAGGGGTTCCCTTCGGCGGGGCCCGGGACGTCATGGGGTGCCCGTGTGACGCGATTGAGGGTTCCCGTTCCTgggcggggggctcgggggtcTCAGAGGAGTGCTGGTGAGTGAAGCTGTGTTGTAACCAGGGGGTGTGTGGCAGTGGGCGCTGTGGAGCGGTCCCTGCTTTGCCCGGCACGGGGTGACCTTGGCTCTGGGGGTCCCCGTGGGCTGGGCGATGCAGCCTGTGGGTGAAGGGGCTGCTCTGAGTTGGGTGTTCCCCCGTTGGGCTGTGACCTGACGTGCCCCTCTCTTTGTGGTTGTTTTCATGCAGCACAGAGTAATGGGGAAATGCGTCTCACCCAAGCGGTTTTCTTTGGGAGGGTATCCCCAGTAATGTGAGCGTTGCTCCactctggcagcactgggacaggATGGTGCCTTGAGCAATCAGCGCATCACTTTGTCCTGGTACCCCTGTGGCTTGGGGTGACACCCCTGCCTCTGACACACTGAGACTTGCTGTGCTCTGCACCCTTAACTCTGCTTTCTCCCGTGTGTTTCGGCAGTCCGAGGAGGACAAGCAGCTACAGGATGAGCTGGAGATGCTGGTGGAGCGACTGGGGGTAAGTCTGTGCTGTGCCCCTCAGCAAGGAGTCCTGGCCAGGATTTGACTCGGTCTGTCTCTTGCTTATGGCTATTTCTAGTGCAGTGGAGATGGGGGATTTTACCTTGAGTGGGGTGGTGCACAAGCAAGTGTTCGTGCTTGTCTGCTGTGAACTGTCCCCAGCCTTGCTGCCTGTCTGACCTGTGCTCAAGGGACCTCTGTGTCCCTGGTATGAGGGAGGCtttctgccctgctgtgcccttctTCAGCTCTTGGGCTGAAGGAGCTAGCCCAGGGTAGGAGGCTGTTACGCTAAGAGCCATGGCTGTGTTTGGGGAGGGCTGGTGGCTCAGAAACCAGCCCCTTGCTCCCTGACAGGCAGCTTCCCTCTGCAGGAGAAAGACACGTCACTTTACcgcccagccctggaggagctgcggAGGCAGATCCGCTCTTCCACCACCTCCATGACCTCCGTTCCTAAACCCCTCAAGTTCCTACGGCCCCATTATGGCAAGCTGAAGGAGATCTACGAGAACATGGCTCCGGGAGAGAACAAGGTAGAAACTCTTGGCCCCACCATCCCATGTGACTCAGGGGAcagtgctggggcaggcagTCACAGAGCCCTCTGGACCCTGGGATCTAAGAGCAGTCTCTGACTTGCACCAGAGGATTATAACTTGTCAGGATGATACCTCTTCCACCTGTGGTGGTTTGTGAGCATAGGGAGGGTGTTgtgtccctggctgctcctggttCCCTGTGCCTGGCCTGTGTCTAGAGCTCTGCACTCTTTCTGCAGCGCTTTGCAGCAGACATCATTTCTGTGCTGGCCATGACCATGAGTGGGGAGCGTGAGTGTCTGAAGTACCGGCTGCTGGGCTCCCAAGAGGAGCTGGCATCTTGGGGGCATGAATACGTCAGGTAAGCCTGAGTGGGACCAGAGCTTGGGAAGGATGAAGGCTCAGGAGGATTTCCTGGAGCGCTTTGGCTTTAGCCTGTCTGGAATGTGTCTTGACTAGCTGGTGGTGTGTTCAGCTGCCCCTATTAGACCTGCACATGTGTGACTTCATGCTCTGTTCACGGTGGTTTTCTTGCTGCAGAGGTCTTGCTGCTGTGGCCTCTGAGATCTCTGGTCTTaatcctgctccttctctgggCTTGTCCCCCATAAGCTCTGCAGAATGCAGAGTCTCCATAAACAGCAAACAGCCCTGGCTGACTGGCAGTAGTTGCTCCCCATTCTCATGGCTCAGTGAAACTGTTTTTTGTAGTGGTGATGCTCCTTTGTTCCGGCAGGCACTTGGCAGGAGAGGTGGCCAAGGAGTGGCAGGAGATTGATGAAGCTGACAAGGCTCAGAGGGACACACTCCTCACCCTAGTCAAGGAGATCGTCCCCTACAACATGGCCCACAATGCAGAGCACGAGGCCTGTGACCTGCTCATGGAGATAGAGCAGATGGACATGCTGGAGAAGTACATCGATGACAATGCCTACTCCAAAGTGTGCCTCTACCTGACCAGGTGAGGGGGCTTGGCAGGCTGAGGTGCTTGACAGGGCCTGATCCCTGTAGGGCCAAGGTTGCTTGATCTGGTTGTCACCCTCATGTCTGTCTCCTCCTTGAAGCTGTGTAAGCTATGTCCCGGAGCCCGAGAACTCGGCTCTCCTGCGCTGTGCCCTGGGCATCTTCCGCAAATTCAATCGCTACCCTGAAGCCCTGCGCCTGGCTCTGATGCTCAATGATGTGGAGCTGGTGGAAGACATCTTCACTTCCTGCAGAGATGTGTAAGCAGAGATGttccctgccctctgcagctTTTGCTCAGGTTGCATCTGCCCCTGCTTAGAGGTGTCTGGGAGTTTGGATTGAGACTCCTGTCCCTGAAATGAGGATGGGCAGGAGTGGGTCATGTCTGTatcccctgggcagggcaggttGGCTCACTGCTTGCTGAACTTGTGTTTGTGCTGGGTCTTGCTGGGTTCTGGGCACTCAGGAAACCCTTCCCCTCTGCACAGAGTTGTCCAGAAGCAGATGGCTTTTATGCTGGGCCGTCATGGGGTCTTCCTGGAACTGAACGAAGATGTGGAGGAGTATGAGGACTTAACAGAGATTATGTCCAATGTCCAGCTCAACAGCAATTTCCTGGCCTTAGCC
The sequence above is drawn from the Hirundo rustica isolate bHirRus1 chromosome 10, bHirRus1.pri.v3, whole genome shotgun sequence genome and encodes:
- the ECE2 gene encoding endothelin-converting enzyme 2 isoform X2, coding for MARMNVALQELGHAMPNYKRATLQDEEGPEPAGDGSASPDSVEVGFRKAPGTLLSRLASRSQLELVLCAVAISLALLLSVAIITLAIQYRRDPSHSTCLTEACVRVASKILEALDTEMDPCQDFYQYSCGGWIKRNPLPNGRSKWSTFNSIWDQNQAIMKHLLENATFNSSSEAERKTQRYYLSCLKEQRIEELGSQPLMELIEKIGGWNITGSWNQTSFMEVLKSVSGTYRATPFFTVYVGADSKSSNSNIIQVDQSGLFLPSRDYYLNKTANERVLAAYLDYMVELGTLLGGTPEPTRLQMQQVLDFETQLANITVPQAERRDDEKIYHKMSIAELQLLAPAIDWLDYLSYALAPLELTDTEPVVVYGDTYLQQVSDLINDTDRSILNNYLIWNLVQKTASSLDQRFETAQERLLETLYGTRKSCTPRWQTCISNTDDTLGFALGSLFVKATFDRDSKAIAEEMISEIRAAFEVSLDQLDWMDEKTRQAAKEKADAIYDMIGFPDFILDNKELDDVYDGYEVSEDSFFQNMLNFYNFSAKVMADQLRKPPNRDQWSMTPQTVNAYYLPTKNGIVFPAGILQAPFYARNHPKALNFGGIGVVMGHELTHAFDDQGREYDKEGNLRPWWQNSSLEAFKNRTACMTEQYGRYTVHSEKVNGRQTLGENIADNGGLKAAYNAYKSWLQKNGEEKRLPALGLTNHQLFFVGFAQVWCSVRTPESSHEGLVTDPHSPDKYRVIGTLSNSRDFVEHFGCPLGSPMNPGKHCEVW
- the ECE2 gene encoding endothelin-converting enzyme 2 isoform X1; its protein translation is MARMNVALQELGHAQMPNYKRATLQDEEGPEPAGDGSASPDSVEVGFRKAPGTLLSRLASRSQLELVLCAVAISLALLLSVAIITLAIQYRRDPSHSTCLTEACVRVASKILEALDTEMDPCQDFYQYSCGGWIKRNPLPNGRSKWSTFNSIWDQNQAIMKHLLENATFNSSSEAERKTQRYYLSCLKEQRIEELGSQPLMELIEKIGGWNITGSWNQTSFMEVLKSVSGTYRATPFFTVYVGADSKSSNSNIIQVDQSGLFLPSRDYYLNKTANERVLAAYLDYMVELGTLLGGTPEPTRLQMQQVLDFETQLANITVPQAERRDDEKIYHKMSIAELQLLAPAIDWLDYLSYALAPLELTDTEPVVVYGDTYLQQVSDLINDTDRSILNNYLIWNLVQKTASSLDQRFETAQERLLETLYGTRKSCTPRWQTCISNTDDTLGFALGSLFVKATFDRDSKAIAEEMISEIRAAFEVSLDQLDWMDEKTRQAAKEKADAIYDMIGFPDFILDNKELDDVYDGYEVSEDSFFQNMLNFYNFSAKVMADQLRKPPNRDQWSMTPQTVNAYYLPTKNGIVFPAGILQAPFYARNHPKALNFGGIGVVMGHELTHAFDDQGREYDKEGNLRPWWQNSSLEAFKNRTACMTEQYGRYTVHSEKVNGRQTLGENIADNGGLKAAYNAYKSWLQKNGEEKRLPALGLTNHQLFFVGFAQVWCSVRTPESSHEGLVTDPHSPDKYRVIGTLSNSRDFVEHFGCPLGSPMNPGKHCEVW